A region from the Dinoroseobacter shibae DFL 12 = DSM 16493 genome encodes:
- a CDS encoding carboxypeptidase M32, protein MSALAELMAYQRETEALAQVAGRLGWDQETVMPRGAAEQRSAEMAAMEGVLHARRTDPRIGDWLAAATPETEVEAANLREIARSYARNTKVPARLAAELARVTSLAQGRWAEARAAEDVPAFLPVLEEVVALRREEAEALADGRPLYDALLDDYEPGATEAEIAALFDRMRPRLVALRDRVLGADYAPPALAGTFPRDAQLALSRDLALAFQYDLDIGRIDLAVHPFSSGSGRDVRITTRVAEDDPFNCFYSTIHEVGHATYEQGVDPAHLLTPIGRGASMGVHESQSRIYENQLGRGRAFTGWLFQRMGAAFGGLGIDDADAFYGAVNRVRPGYIRTEADEIQYNLHVMLRFDLERDLIAGRLEASDLEEAWNTRFKADFGVAVDKPSNGLLQDVHWSVGLFGYFPTYSLGNVYAGCLFDALKRDLPDWEDGLTRGDASACTGWLRERLQRHGALRGPRETIEAACGAAPKEAPLLDYLDAKFTEIYRL, encoded by the coding sequence ATGAGCGCACTTGCCGAGCTGATGGCGTATCAGCGCGAGACCGAAGCCCTGGCGCAAGTCGCCGGGCGGCTCGGCTGGGACCAGGAAACGGTCATGCCGCGCGGGGCCGCGGAGCAACGCAGCGCCGAGATGGCCGCGATGGAGGGCGTGCTGCATGCCCGCCGCACCGACCCGCGGATCGGCGACTGGCTGGCCGCCGCCACGCCCGAGACCGAGGTGGAGGCCGCCAACCTGCGCGAGATCGCACGCAGCTACGCCCGCAACACCAAGGTGCCCGCGCGTCTGGCGGCGGAGCTTGCCCGCGTCACGTCGCTGGCGCAGGGTCGCTGGGCCGAGGCACGCGCGGCCGAGGATGTGCCCGCCTTCCTGCCCGTGCTGGAAGAAGTCGTCGCCCTGCGCCGGGAGGAGGCCGAGGCACTCGCCGACGGCAGGCCTCTCTATGATGCGCTGCTGGACGACTACGAGCCCGGCGCGACGGAGGCCGAGATCGCCGCACTCTTCGACCGGATGCGCCCGCGCCTCGTGGCCTTGCGGGACCGGGTGCTCGGGGCGGATTACGCGCCCCCTGCCCTTGCCGGGACGTTTCCGCGCGATGCGCAGCTCGCCCTGTCACGGGATCTGGCGCTGGCGTTTCAGTACGACCTCGATATCGGGCGGATCGACCTCGCAGTGCATCCCTTCAGCTCCGGCTCGGGCCGGGACGTGCGGATCACCACGCGGGTGGCCGAAGACGACCCGTTCAACTGCTTCTACTCCACCATCCACGAGGTCGGGCACGCCACCTACGAGCAAGGGGTCGATCCCGCGCACCTGCTGACCCCGATCGGGCGCGGGGCCTCCATGGGGGTCCATGAGAGCCAGAGCCGGATCTACGAGAACCAGCTGGGGCGCGGCCGGGCCTTCACCGGCTGGCTGTTCCAGCGCATGGGCGCGGCCTTCGGCGGGCTGGGGATCGACGATGCCGACGCGTTCTACGGCGCGGTGAACCGGGTGCGCCCGGGCTACATTCGCACCGAGGCGGACGAGATCCAGTACAACCTCCATGTCATGCTGCGCTTCGATCTGGAGCGGGACCTGATCGCCGGACGGCTGGAGGCCAGCGATCTTGAGGAGGCGTGGAACACCCGGTTCAAAGCCGATTTCGGGGTCGCGGTCGACAAGCCGTCTAACGGGCTGCTGCAGGACGTGCATTGGTCGGTGGGGCTGTTCGGGTATTTCCCGACCTACAGCCTCGGGAATGTCTATGCCGGGTGCCTGTTCGACGCGCTCAAGCGCGATCTGCCCGACTGGGAAGATGGTCTGACCCGAGGCGATGCCAGTGCCTGCACCGGCTGGCTGCGGGAGCGGCTGCAACGCCACGGCGCCTTGCGGGGCCCGCGCGAGACCATCGAAGCGGCCTGCGGCGCGGCCCCGAAAGAGGCGCCGCTGCTCGACTATCTCGACGCGAAATTTACCGAGATTTACCGGCTCTGA
- the ctaA gene encoding heme A synthase, translating into MSKKRSIFEEVSEAQPKAQPVQPGVIDRAARTGARGAVRVWLMMLFGLVVIMIAVGGLTRLTDSGLSITEWAPIAGAIPPLSAEDWAREFDLYRAIPEYQLQNKGMTLAEFQFIYWWEWGHRQLGRVIGLVWALGFFGFLVTRKIPPGWTGRLFLLGVLGGLQGAIGWWMVASGLTGTMLDVASYRLATHLGLAFFILGLIAWYIMVLGRPERDLLQARRSGEAGLVTGANWLMGLAAVQILLGALVAGIDAGRTYTDWPLMAGGFLPLNMWELEPIWRNFFEDPGLVQFNHRMVGYLLLLVGLYVWWRSRRSAHVTTKRAFDWVAVILFGQMVLGIVTVLNAAPWTWAIAHQFGAVVTICLILRARFRARYPVATSLRGAVA; encoded by the coding sequence ATGAGCAAGAAACGCAGCATTTTCGAAGAGGTCAGCGAGGCACAGCCCAAGGCGCAGCCGGTCCAGCCGGGCGTGATCGACCGGGCGGCCCGCACGGGCGCGCGCGGGGCGGTGCGGGTCTGGCTGATGATGCTGTTCGGGCTGGTGGTGATCATGATCGCCGTGGGCGGTCTGACCCGGCTGACCGATAGCGGGCTGTCGATCACGGAATGGGCGCCGATCGCGGGGGCGATCCCGCCGCTCAGCGCCGAGGATTGGGCGCGGGAGTTCGACCTCTATCGCGCGATCCCGGAATACCAGTTGCAGAACAAGGGCATGACCCTGGCCGAGTTCCAGTTCATCTATTGGTGGGAATGGGGCCATCGGCAGTTGGGCCGGGTGATCGGGCTGGTCTGGGCGCTGGGGTTCTTCGGCTTTCTGGTGACGCGAAAAATCCCGCCGGGCTGGACCGGTCGGCTGTTCCTGCTGGGGGTTCTGGGCGGGCTTCAGGGCGCGATCGGCTGGTGGATGGTGGCCAGCGGGCTGACCGGCACCATGCTGGACGTGGCCTCCTACCGGCTGGCGACCCATCTGGGGCTGGCCTTCTTCATCCTGGGGCTGATCGCCTGGTACATCATGGTCCTGGGCCGTCCCGAGCGCGACCTGTTGCAGGCCCGCCGGTCCGGCGAAGCAGGGCTCGTGACGGGGGCAAACTGGCTCATGGGGCTGGCGGCGGTGCAGATCCTGCTGGGCGCGCTGGTCGCCGGGATCGATGCGGGCCGGACCTATACCGACTGGCCGCTGATGGCGGGCGGGTTCCTGCCCCTGAACATGTGGGAGCTCGAGCCGATCTGGCGCAACTTCTTCGAGGATCCGGGGCTGGTGCAGTTCAACCACCGGATGGTGGGGTACCTGTTGCTGCTCGTGGGGCTCTATGTCTGGTGGCGGTCGCGGCGCAGCGCCCATGTCACCACCAAGCGCGCCTTTGACTGGGTGGCGGTGATCCTTTTCGGGCAGATGGTGCTGGGCATCGTCACGGTGCTGAACGCGGCGCCCTGGACCTGGGCCATCGCGCACCAGTTCGGCGCGGTGGTCACGATCTGCCTGATCCTGCGGGCGCGGTTCCGGGCGCGGTATCCGGTCGCAACCTCCCTGCGCGGGGCCGTGGCATGA
- a CDS encoding RNA methyltransferase: protein MTDTPSQPAFVLVRPQMGENIGGSARAMWNFGLDRMRVVAPRDGWPSEKAVAMASGAGRLLDEAGLYGSTAEALADADYVFATTARPRDLTKPVVTPERAMEQARALIAEGQRVAVLFGPERAGLENEDIALANAIVSVPVNPAFPSLNLAQCVLLTAYEWGRQTTDTPAEVMEMAGTRYANGAEITALGDHFETRMEEAGFFFPDHKAESMKLNMRNMWSRLPLTLADVQTLHGVLRQLVRWKDRSGGAS from the coding sequence ATGACCGACACGCCTTCCCAACCGGCCTTCGTGCTCGTGCGCCCGCAGATGGGCGAGAATATCGGCGGCTCCGCCCGTGCCATGTGGAACTTCGGGCTCGACCGGATGCGGGTCGTGGCCCCCCGGGACGGCTGGCCCAGCGAGAAGGCCGTCGCCATGGCCTCCGGCGCGGGACGGCTGCTGGACGAAGCGGGGCTTTATGGCAGCACCGCGGAGGCGCTGGCCGATGCCGATTACGTCTTTGCCACCACCGCCCGGCCCCGCGACCTGACCAAGCCCGTGGTCACGCCGGAGCGCGCCATGGAACAGGCCCGCGCCCTGATCGCCGAAGGCCAGCGGGTCGCGGTCCTGTTCGGGCCGGAGCGCGCGGGCCTGGAAAACGAAGACATCGCGCTGGCAAACGCGATTGTCTCGGTCCCCGTCAACCCGGCCTTTCCGTCGCTGAACCTCGCGCAATGCGTGCTGTTGACGGCCTATGAATGGGGCCGCCAGACCACCGATACGCCCGCGGAAGTGATGGAGATGGCCGGCACGCGCTACGCCAACGGGGCGGAGATCACGGCCCTTGGCGACCATTTCGAGACGCGGATGGAGGAGGCCGGGTTCTTCTTCCCCGACCACAAGGCCGAGAGCATGAAGCTGAACATGCGCAACATGTGGTCGCGCCTGCCCCTGACGCTCGCGGATGTGCAGACCCTGCACGGGGTGCTGCGGCAACTCGTACGCTGGAAGGATCGCTCCGGGGGCGCATCTTGA